From one Dyella sp. 2HG41-7 genomic stretch:
- the thiE gene encoding thiamine phosphate synthase, with translation MKKPFDLSLYLVLDPDLCREHSMVETACAAVAGGATVVQVRNKQASTAERIALAREVKDALRGTSALIVMNDDIDAAVEAGVDALHIGQRDVAPALARTRIGPDMILGLSVNSEFAAQAVDPAVVDYIGVGPVFATPTKPDHEKPIGFDGLARIVTLCPVPAVAIGGLKKAHIRQVFAAGAQGMAVVSAICGTPDPMQAAADFWASMQGVRAGM, from the coding sequence ATGAAAAAACCGTTCGATCTCTCGCTTTATCTCGTGCTCGATCCCGATCTTTGCCGCGAACACTCCATGGTGGAAACCGCGTGTGCCGCCGTCGCCGGCGGCGCTACCGTCGTGCAAGTGCGCAACAAACAGGCCTCGACCGCGGAGCGGATTGCGCTAGCGCGTGAGGTCAAGGACGCCCTGCGCGGCACGTCGGCGCTCATCGTGATGAATGACGATATCGACGCCGCGGTTGAAGCCGGCGTCGATGCGCTGCATATCGGTCAGCGCGACGTCGCCCCCGCTTTGGCGCGTACGCGTATCGGCCCGGATATGATTCTCGGTCTGTCGGTGAATTCAGAGTTTGCGGCGCAGGCAGTTGACCCCGCCGTGGTCGACTACATCGGCGTTGGGCCCGTGTTCGCCACGCCCACCAAGCCCGACCATGAAAAGCCCATCGGATTCGATGGCTTGGCCCGTATCGTTACGCTATGTCCCGTTCCAGCTGTTGCTATTGGGGGGTTAAAAAAAGCGCATATTCGCCAAGTATTTGCCGCCGGCGCGCAAGGAATGGCGGTTGTCTCCGCCATTTGCGGAACGCCCGATCCGATGCAAGCCGCCGCCGATTTTTGGGCGAGCATGCAAGGCGTGCGTGCAGGCATGTGA
- a CDS encoding DNA-3-methyladenine glycosylase, whose translation MAATKTQKSRPITRAFCNRDPLVVAPELLNKVLICRDGRAGRIVEVEAYRGADDPAAHSFRGKTPRTEVMFGPPGHMYVYFTYGMHWCGNVVCGPKGEGNAVLIRALQPIAGLDLMYAARPLAKNDRQLCNGPACLTQAMSMTKLQNGIDLIAGDDYAVVDDGTPPPSQLVQTTRIGLTKAADYPWRWYVPDSPYVSKK comes from the coding sequence ATGGCAGCCACCAAGACGCAAAAATCCCGCCCGATTACCCGTGCGTTCTGCAACCGCGACCCGCTCGTCGTTGCGCCGGAACTGCTCAATAAGGTGCTGATATGCCGGGACGGGCGAGCTGGGCGGATTGTGGAAGTGGAGGCCTATCGCGGCGCCGACGATCCGGCGGCGCATTCGTTTCGAGGCAAAACGCCGCGCACGGAGGTGATGTTCGGGCCGCCGGGACATATGTATGTCTACTTTACCTATGGCATGCACTGGTGCGGAAACGTGGTGTGCGGCCCGAAAGGCGAGGGCAACGCCGTGCTTATTCGCGCTTTGCAGCCCATCGCCGGCCTGGATTTGATGTACGCAGCGCGTCCGTTGGCGAAAAACGATCGGCAACTGTGCAACGGGCCCGCGTGCCTCACGCAAGCGATGAGCATGACCAAGTTGCAAAACGGCATCGATCTGATCGCGGGCGACGACTACGCGGTGGTGGATGATGGAACGCCGCCGCCATCGCAGCTTGTACAAACGACGCGCATCGGACTCACCAAGGCGGCGGACTATCCGTGGCGTTGGTATGTGCCGGATAGTCCTTACGTTTCGAAGAAATAG
- a CDS encoding GNAT family N-acetyltransferase, giving the protein MFSNLAYDLRSANTSALSEADYAHCYDTWGGSFIVHPDVLKYFENAHGIKVRYRGYFENGQCVGAVPTWGAFIAGDHSALSAQHLIDKVDFGYPAIYLPIDPQHRCTVLYKAKYLLNQQRSQIAGSLFVGGATKSMAILKRIPEELPTGKKEYEMKVRRFERQGGIVRDVQEFSDDDIAGIYTELFAQRWQRKPLGSDSLAETFSALKKFLFGKVLWLDEAPVAIQINFRADTRSTICIDYINGGVDKTLKRLSPGALLSYINGRNAWEESRQSGKLLIYSYGKSNAEYKNQWCNPVPRGLSGYWLP; this is encoded by the coding sequence CTTCGCTCGGCCAACACCAGCGCATTAAGCGAAGCGGATTACGCCCATTGCTATGACACGTGGGGCGGTAGCTTTATTGTCCATCCGGATGTCTTGAAATATTTCGAAAATGCGCATGGCATAAAAGTTCGCTATCGCGGCTACTTCGAAAATGGTCAATGCGTAGGCGCCGTTCCCACTTGGGGTGCATTTATTGCGGGCGATCACTCTGCGCTGAGCGCCCAACATCTTATCGACAAGGTCGATTTCGGGTATCCGGCGATCTATTTGCCGATCGACCCGCAGCATCGCTGCACCGTTCTCTACAAGGCGAAGTATTTGCTGAACCAGCAGCGCTCGCAAATCGCCGGGTCGCTTTTCGTCGGGGGCGCCACCAAGAGCATGGCTATTCTCAAGCGAATTCCAGAAGAGCTGCCTACCGGTAAGAAAGAGTATGAAATGAAGGTGCGAAGGTTTGAGCGCCAAGGCGGAATCGTTCGCGACGTTCAGGAGTTCAGCGACGACGACATTGCCGGCATCTACACGGAGCTATTTGCGCAACGCTGGCAACGAAAGCCGCTCGGATCCGACTCGCTCGCCGAAACGTTTTCCGCGCTAAAAAAGTTTCTCTTTGGAAAAGTGCTTTGGCTCGACGAGGCCCCCGTCGCCATTCAAATCAATTTTCGCGCCGACACGCGCAGCACCATCTGCATCGACTATATAAACGGCGGCGTGGACAAGACGCTCAAGCGGCTTAGCCCAGGGGCTTTGCTTTCCTATATCAATGGACGCAATGCTTGGGAAGAAAGCCGGCAAAGCGGCAAATTGTTGATCTATAGCTACGGCAAGTCTAATGCCGAATACAAAAATCAGTGGTGCAACCCTGTTCCGCGCGGATTGAGCGGATACTGGCTTCCTTAG
- the thiM gene encoding hydroxyethylthiazole kinase yields the protein MTAATRHSYGELFDRMRQTSPLVQCITNYVAMNFAANVLLAAGASPAMVHAPEEAGEFAKIAGALTINIGTLSPYWLDGMRKAANAANESGKPWVLDPVAHFATSFRRETTEELLTLRPTVIRGNASEIMALVGAASAGRGVDSSDTVESAEASAAMLAGRTGAVVAVTGAADFVTDGQRAARIEGGSELMPKITAMGCALTCLVGAVTAVAPEDPLTATVSALAAFAVAGTQAAQHAEGPGSFAWRFIDALAALNGTMLRAQAKVAFV from the coding sequence ATGACTGCAGCCACACGCCATTCCTATGGCGAACTTTTTGATCGAATGCGTCAAACCTCGCCGCTCGTGCAGTGCATTACCAACTACGTTGCAATGAACTTCGCCGCGAATGTCTTGCTCGCCGCAGGTGCGTCGCCCGCGATGGTGCACGCACCGGAGGAGGCCGGCGAATTCGCAAAGATCGCCGGCGCGCTCACGATCAATATCGGCACGCTTTCGCCGTACTGGCTGGATGGCATGCGCAAAGCGGCGAATGCTGCGAACGAGAGCGGCAAGCCGTGGGTGCTCGATCCAGTGGCGCATTTCGCGACATCGTTTCGTCGCGAGACGACCGAAGAATTGTTGACGCTGCGGCCGACCGTTATTCGCGGCAACGCCTCGGAAATCATGGCCCTGGTCGGCGCCGCCAGTGCCGGTCGCGGCGTGGACAGTAGCGACACGGTGGAGAGCGCGGAAGCGTCGGCCGCCATGCTGGCCGGACGAACGGGTGCAGTTGTCGCTGTAACGGGGGCAGCGGATTTCGTCACCGATGGACAGCGCGCCGCGCGTATCGAAGGCGGCTCGGAACTTATGCCCAAGATCACCGCCATGGGTTGCGCCCTCACCTGCCTCGTCGGCGCAGTGACGGCCGTGGCGCCGGAGGATCCGCTCACCGCGACGGTCAGCGCGCTAGCCGCATTTGCCGTGGCCGGAACGCAGGCCGCACAGCATGCAGAGGGCCCCGGTTCGTTCGCATGGCGATTTATCGATGCGCTTGCTGCGCTCAATGGAACGATGCTGCGCGCACAGGCTAAAGTCGCGTTCGTATGA